From a region of the Rhinolophus sinicus isolate RSC01 linkage group LG04, ASM3656204v1, whole genome shotgun sequence genome:
- the NOL6 gene encoding nucleolar protein 6: MGPAPAGTQLRGAAGEPEVMEPSLEGTAKDGKKESKKRTVAGSSMEGLLRPVKLSRAELYKDPTSEELNHLRETESLFHSSLLRLQVEELLKEVKLSEKKKERIDAFLREINQRIMRVPSTPETELIDQAWLPDGVQVPLHQVPYTVKGCFRFLPPAQVTVVGSYLLGTCIRPDINVDVALTMPREILQDKDGLNQRYFRKRALYLAHLAHHLSQDPLFGSVRFSYTNGCHLKPSLLLRPHGKNERLVTVRLHPCPPPDFFRPCRLLPSKNNVRSAWYRGQSPPGDGSPEPPTPHYNTWVLQDTALESHVQLLSTVLGSALGLKDGIALLKVWLRQRELDKGLGGFSGFLVSMLVAFLVSTRKIHTTMSGYQVLRSVLQFLATTDLTSNGISLCLSSDPSLPALADFHRAFPVVFLDISGRLNLCADVTASTYHQVQHEARLSMVLLDSKADDGFQLLLMTPKPMIRAFDHVLHLCPLSRLQTACHRLKLWPELQDHGGDYVSAALGPLTTLLEQGLGSRLHLLAHSRPPVSEWDIGQDPPKHKDSGTLTLGLLLRPEGLTSVLELGPEADQPEAADFRQFWGSRSELRRFQDGAIREAVVWEAASMFQKRLIPYQVVTHLLALHADIPDTCVHYMGGLLDALIQGLKENSSTGEEALAAAVRSYDDLSRLLWGLEDLPLTVSAVQGAHPVLRYTEVFPPTPVRPAYSFHEHLRERASLLPRPDKPCPAYVEPMTVVCHLEGSGQWPQDAEAIRRVRAAFQLRLAELLMQQHGLQCRATATHTDVLKDGFAFRIRVAYQREPQVLKETRSPEGMISLKDTPASLRLERDTRQLPLLTSALHGLQQQHPAFSGVARLAKRWVRAQLLGEGFTDESLDLVAAALFLHPEPFTPPSSPQVGFLRFLFLVSTFDWKNNPLIVNLNSELTVEEQVEIRRGFLAARTQLPVMVIITPQDRKSSIWTQDGPSPQILQQLVVLAAKALPVLEKQLMDPQGPGDIRTVFRPPLDMYDVLIRLSPRHIPRHRQAVDLPAASFCRGLLSEPGPSSLMPVLGYDPPQLYVAQLREAFGDLALFFYDQHGGEVIGVLWKPTSFQPQPFKASSTKGRMMVSQGGELVMVPNVEAILEDFAILGEGLVQAVEARSERWTV, from the exons ATGGGACCGGCGCCTGCGGGAACGCAGCTTCGTGGAGCTGCTGGGGAACCCGAG GTGATGGAGCCATCTCTGGAAGGCACAGCCAAGGACGGGAAGAAGGAATCAAAGAAGCGTACAGTGGCTGGATCTTCAATGGAGGGCCTTCTGCGGCCAGTGAAGCTCAGCCGGGCAGAACTATACAAGGATCCTACCAGTGAGGAGCTGAATCACCTTCGGGAAACCGAAAGCCTATTCCATTCTAGCTTGCTTCGTTTACAG GTAGAGGAGCTACTGAAGGAAGTGAAGCTGTCAGAGAAGAAGAAGGAGCGGATTGATGCTTTCCTACGGGAGATCAACCAGCGGATCATGAGGGTGCCCTCAACCCCTGAGACAGAG ctgatTGACCAGGCATGGCTCCCGGATGGGGTTCAAGTCCCTCTCCATCAAGTGCCCTATACTGTGAAAGGCTGTTTCCGattcctgcccccagcccaggtCACTGTTGTGGGCAGCTACCTTCTGGGCACCTGCATCCGGCCGGACATCAATGTGGATGTAGCACTGACCATGCCCAGG GAGATCCTACAAGACAAGGATGGGCTGAACCAGCGCTACTTCCGCAAGCGTGCTCTCTACCTGGCGCACTTGGCTCACCACTTGTCCCAAGACCCCCTCTTTGGAAGTGTTCGCTTCTCCTACACCAATGGCTGCCACCTGAAACCCTCACTGCTGCTGCGGCCGCATG GGAAGAATGAGCGACTGGTTACTGTACGTCTGCATCCATGCCCTCCACCTGACTTCTTCCGCCCGTGCCGCCTGCTGCCATCCAAGAACAATGTGCGCTCTGCCTGGTACCGAGGGCAGAGTCCTCCAGGGGATG GTAGTCcagagccccccacccctcactaTAACACATGGGTCCTGCAAGACACAGCCCTCGAGTCCCATGTGCAGCTGCTGTCAACCGTGCTAGGCTCAGCCTTGGGGCTGAAGGATGGTATTGCACTTCTGAAGGTCTGGCTACGGCAGCGGGAACTGGATAAG GGCCTGGGAGGATTTAGCGGGTTCCTTGTCTCCATGCTGGTTGCCTTTCTTGTGTCCACACGCAAGATCCACACCACTATGAGCGGCTACCAGGTTCTGAGAAGCGTCCTGCAGTTTCTGG CCACAACAGATCTGACAAGCAACGGGATCAGTTTATGTCTCAGCTCAGATCCCTCCTTG CCGGCCCTGGCTGACTTCCACCGGGCCTTTCCTGTTGTCTTCCTGGATATCTCAGGCCGTCTCAACCTCTGTGCTGATGTCACTGCGTCCACTTACCACCAG GTGCAACACGAGGCACGGCTGTCTATGGTGTTGCTGGACAGCAAAGCTGACGACGGATTCCAGCTGCTGTTGATGACTCCCAAACCCATGATCCGGGCTTTTGACCACGTTCTGCA tctctGCCCCCTGAGTCGTCTACAAACAGCATGTCACCGGCTAAAGCTATGGCCAGAGCTGCAGGACCACGGTGGGGACTATGTGTCAGCTGCTTTGGGCCCGCTAACCACCCTTCTGGAACAGGGCCTGGGGTCCCGGCTGCACCTGCTCGCCCACTCTCGGCCCCCAGTCTCAGAG TGGGATATCGGCCAGGATCCACCAAAGCACAAGGACTCGGGGACCCTGACGCTGGGATTGCTCCTTCGGCCTGAGGGACTGACCAGTGTCCTTGAGCTGGGTCCAGAGGCTGACCAGCCCGAG GCTGCTGACTTCCGCCAGTTCTGGGGATCTCGCTCCGAGCTTCGGCGTTTCCAGGATGGAGCCATTCGGGAAGCTGTGGTCTGGGAGGCAGCCTCAATGTTCCAGAAGCGCCTTATTCCCTACCAGGTGGTCACCCACCTCTTGGCACT CCATGCTGACATCCCAGACACCTGCGTCCACTATATGGGGGGCCTCCTGGATGCACTGATCCAAGGCCTGAAAGAG AACTCCAGCACGGGTGAGGAGGCCCTGGCAGCTGCGGTGCGTAGCTACGATGACCTCAGCCGCTTGCTGTGGGGGCTGGAAGATCTCCCGTTGACtgtgtctgctgtgcagggagctcACCCAGTGCTGCGCTACACTGAG GTGTTCCCACCAACTCCAGTCCGGCCAGCCTACTCCTTCCATGAGCACCTACGAGAGCGAGCCTCGCTGTTGCCCCGGCCTGACAAGCCCTGTCCGGCCTACGTGGAGCCCATGACTG TGGTATGTCACCTGGAGGGCAGTGGTCAGTGGCCACAGGATGCTGAAGCCATACGACGGGTCCGAGCTGCCTTCCAGCTGCGCCTGGCAGAGCTGCTGATGCAACAGCATGGGCTGCAGTGCCGGGCCACGGCCACACACACTGATGTCCTCAAG GATGGGTTTGCGTTCCGGATTCGTGTGGCCTACCAGCGGGAGCCGCAGGTCCTGAAGGAGACGCGGAGCCCTGAGGGCATGATCTCACTGAAGGACACGCCCGCCTCCCTCCGCCTTGAGAGGGACACGAGGCAGTTGCCCCTGCTCACCAGCGCCTTGCATGG ACTCCAACAGCAGCACCCAGCCTTCTCGGGTGTGGCTCGGCTGGCCAAGCGGTGGGTGCGTGCCCAGCTTTTGGGTGAGGGGTTCACCGATGAGAGCCTGGACCTGGTGGCTGCTGCCCTTTTTCTACATCCTGAGCCCTTCACGCCTCCCAG CTCCCCCCAGGTGGGCTTCCTTCGGTTCCTTTTCCTGGTATCAACCTTTGATTGGAAGAACAACCCCCTTATTGTGAACCTCAACAGTGAGCTTACTG TGGAGGAGCAGGTGGAGATCCGCAGGGGCTTCCTGGCAGCTCGGACACAACTTCCTGTCATGGTCATCATTACCCCCCAAGATCGCAAAAGCTCTATATGGACACAGGATGGACCCTCGCCCCAG ATCCTCCAGCAGCTCGTGGTCCTGGCAGCTAAGGCCTTACCTGTCCTAGAAAAGCAGCTAATGGATCCCCAGGGGCCTGGGGACATCAGG ACAGTGTTCCGGCCCCCTTTGGACATGTACGACGTGCTGATCCGCTTGTCTCCCCGCCACATTCCCCGGCACCGCCAGGCGGTGGACTTGCCAGCCGCCTCCTTCTGCCGCGGCCTGCTCAGTGAGCCGGGGCCCTCGTCCCTGATGCCCGTGCTGGGCTATGACCCTCCTCAGCTCTATGTGGCACAGCTCAGG GAGGCCTTTGGGGACCTGGCCCTTTTTTTCTATGACCAGCACGGCGGAGAGGTGATCGGTGTCCTCTGGAAGCCCACAAGCTTCCAGCCCCAGCCCTTCAAG GCCTCCAGCACAAAGGGCCGCATGATGGTGTCTCAGGGTGGGGAGCTGGTGATGGTGCCCAATGTAGAAGCAATCCTGGAGGACTTTGCCATCCTGGGCGAAGGGCTGGTACAGGCTGTGGAGGCCCGAAGTGAGAGGTGGACTGTGTGA